Proteins encoded within one genomic window of Verrucomicrobiota bacterium:
- a CDS encoding nitrate reductase codes for MINLKRIKIPDIKKIREWKGALTAELVQFPGKFGLGRLPKRLEPDATTTAVCGFCSTGCGLDIHLKNGEAINLSGKTDYPVNLGMACPKGWEALSPLDAPDRALTPLYRSTREGDPKPISWESAINLFCEKFKRVMDTHGSGSVAFLSSGQIATEEMAFLGALAKFGMGWIHGDSNTRQCMATAATAYKQSFGFDAPPYTYQDFEESDVIILIGSNICIAHPIMWQRVLRNKNKPEIIVIDPRKTETAVAATRHYALSPKSDLTLLYGIAHILIQEDWVKHTYIEAHTEGFEDFKEHTAHFTPQMVSETSGLSVKELYEFAYTIAHGKRVSFWWTMGVNQGHESTRTAQAIINLALMTANVGRPGTGANSITGQCNAMGSRLFSNTSSLFGGRDFTKASDRLCVADILAIPLDKIPVNNSLAYDQIIDGIDEGKIKGLWIIGTNTAHSWINQERFRRIAQKLEFLVVQDMYSTTDTAQIADLVLPAAGWGEKNGTMINSERRIGLIKKVRKAPGEALSDFNIFKLIANAWGCGAEFDRWNSPEEVFQIIKDISKDQPCDLTGIRDYQMIDHAHGIQWPFREGDILTSDQRRLFSDGLFFTPTNRAKFIFEMPNAPSEQINHHYPFILLTGRGSSSQWHTLTRSGKSDVLNALSPDCLCVEINQEDAALSNIYTGDSVTVESSRKKIICVARVTPNIKPGQLFMPMHFVEVNKLTQDSFDPYSRQPSYKYSAVKISKTKS; via the coding sequence ATGATTAATCTCAAAAGGATTAAAATTCCCGATATTAAAAAAATACGCGAGTGGAAAGGGGCACTGACAGCGGAACTAGTCCAGTTTCCCGGAAAATTCGGGTTAGGCAGGTTGCCTAAACGTTTGGAACCCGATGCGACGACCACCGCGGTCTGTGGTTTTTGCTCAACGGGATGCGGGCTTGATATCCACCTCAAAAATGGTGAAGCAATCAATCTTTCAGGTAAAACCGATTATCCGGTGAATCTCGGCATGGCGTGCCCCAAAGGATGGGAAGCCCTTTCACCCCTTGATGCGCCTGACCGTGCCCTGACCCCCTTATACCGCAGTACACGCGAAGGTGACCCAAAACCAATATCATGGGAATCGGCCATAAACCTTTTCTGTGAAAAATTCAAACGCGTCATGGACACTCATGGTTCTGGCTCAGTTGCTTTCTTGAGCTCGGGGCAAATTGCTACCGAGGAAATGGCCTTCCTCGGGGCACTCGCGAAATTTGGAATGGGTTGGATTCATGGTGATAGTAACACCCGTCAATGTATGGCCACTGCCGCTACTGCTTATAAACAGTCGTTTGGTTTTGATGCACCTCCTTATACCTATCAGGATTTTGAAGAGTCAGACGTGATTATTTTAATCGGTTCAAACATTTGTATAGCCCATCCTATTATGTGGCAAAGGGTTTTACGGAATAAAAACAAGCCCGAAATCATCGTCATCGATCCGCGCAAAACTGAAACAGCTGTTGCAGCCACCCGACATTATGCCTTATCCCCTAAAAGCGACCTTACGCTCCTTTACGGTATCGCCCATATACTCATCCAGGAGGACTGGGTAAAACATACTTATATAGAGGCTCATACTGAAGGATTTGAAGATTTTAAGGAGCACACCGCTCACTTTACCCCGCAAATGGTTTCGGAAACGTCCGGTTTGTCCGTTAAAGAACTCTACGAATTTGCATACACGATCGCCCATGGCAAAAGGGTTTCATTCTGGTGGACGATGGGTGTCAACCAAGGGCATGAATCCACCCGGACAGCACAAGCCATTATTAATCTCGCCCTCATGACAGCCAATGTGGGCAGGCCGGGGACAGGGGCAAATTCAATTACCGGCCAGTGTAATGCCATGGGATCAAGGCTTTTCAGTAATACCAGCTCCCTATTCGGCGGCAGGGACTTTACCAAAGCCTCGGATCGACTGTGTGTAGCGGATATTCTTGCTATTCCTCTCGATAAAATACCGGTAAATAATAGTCTGGCCTACGACCAGATTATCGACGGAATCGATGAAGGAAAAATCAAAGGACTCTGGATTATCGGGACCAATACCGCACATTCCTGGATTAATCAGGAACGGTTTCGTCGCATTGCCCAGAAACTTGAATTCCTTGTTGTTCAAGACATGTACTCCACTACCGATACCGCGCAAATTGCGGATTTAGTCTTGCCTGCGGCTGGATGGGGAGAAAAGAATGGCACGATGATTAACTCTGAACGCCGGATTGGTTTAATTAAGAAAGTCAGAAAAGCACCCGGAGAAGCACTATCAGATTTTAACATCTTTAAACTGATTGCGAATGCATGGGGTTGCGGGGCTGAATTTGATCGTTGGAATAGCCCGGAAGAAGTTTTTCAAATCATCAAAGATATTTCCAAAGACCAGCCCTGTGATTTGACAGGAATACGGGACTATCAAATGATCGATCATGCCCATGGCATTCAATGGCCCTTCCGGGAGGGGGATATATTAACGAGTGATCAACGTCGTTTATTTTCTGATGGCCTATTTTTCACTCCCACAAACCGGGCGAAATTTATTTTTGAAATGCCAAACGCTCCATCAGAGCAAATAAATCATCATTATCCCTTTATCCTACTCACCGGCAGGGGAAGCTCCTCCCAGTGGCACACACTCACACGGAGCGGCAAGTCTGATGTGTTAAATGCATTATCTCCTGACTGCCTTTGCGTGGAAATTAATCAGGAGGATGCTGCCCTGTCGAATATTTATACCGGTGACTCCGTTACAGTCGAATCATCCCGCAAAAAAATTATTTGCGTGGCCCGGGTCACGCCCAATATAAAACCGGGACAATTATTCATGCCCATGCATTTTGTCGAGGTGAACAAGCTTACCCAAGACAGCTTCGATCCTTATTCCCGACAGCCTTCATACAAATATTCTGCGGTTAAAATCTCAAAAACAAAATCATAA